A genome region from Pseudomonas sp. N3-W includes the following:
- a CDS encoding DUF1161 domain-containing protein, with protein sequence MKRLILAVGLLSLAGTAFAAGKSCDVLEKEIKDKLEAKGVHHYALQIVDKAGNNGADGKTVGTCDGGKKEIVYKRK encoded by the coding sequence ATGAAGAGACTTATTTTGGCGGTGGGTTTGTTGAGCCTTGCGGGGACAGCCTTTGCTGCCGGCAAGTCGTGCGACGTACTGGAGAAGGAAATCAAGGACAAGCTGGAAGCTAAAGGCGTCCACCATTACGCGCTGCAGATTGTCGATAAAGCAGGCAACAACGGGGCGGACGGCAAAACCGTCGGCACCTGCGATGGCGGCAAAAAAGAAATCGTCTACAAACGCAAATAA
- a CDS encoding dodecin has translation MTDHHTYKKIELVGSSTSSIEDAINNALAEASKSIKHLEWFEVTETRGHIKDGKAAHFQVTLKVGFRIASS, from the coding sequence ATGACTGACCATCACACCTACAAGAAAATCGAGCTCGTCGGCTCGTCCACCAGCAGCATTGAAGACGCCATCAACAACGCTCTGGCGGAAGCCAGCAAAAGCATCAAACACTTGGAGTGGTTCGAAGTGACCGAGACCCGTGGTCACATCAAGGATGGCAAGGCTGCGCACTTCCAGGTAACCCTTAAAGTCGGGTTCCGAATTGCCAGTAGCTGA
- a CDS encoding YqjD family protein — protein MANTSLRKASLQSMEAEIESLLKSLESLKDDASDESRKTLKALKSNAESALKHSRHLLSDAYEEVKVKTRETGLATRDYAQEHPWTTAGVAVGALGLLAAYLLCKRGD, from the coding sequence ATGGCCAACACCTCTTTACGTAAAGCCTCATTGCAAAGCATGGAAGCCGAGATCGAGAGTCTGCTGAAATCTTTGGAAAGCCTGAAAGACGATGCCTCGGACGAGTCGCGCAAGACCCTCAAAGCATTGAAAAGCAACGCCGAGAGCGCGCTGAAACATTCGCGCCATTTGCTCAGTGACGCGTATGAAGAAGTGAAAGTGAAAACCCGCGAAACCGGGCTCGCTACACGGGACTATGCGCAAGAACATCCGTGGACCACAGCCGGTGTTGCCGTCGGCGCGCTGGGTCTGCTCGCAGCCTATCTGTTGTGCAAACGCGGCGACTAA